Proteins found in one Bacteroidetes bacterium GWF2_43_63 genomic segment:
- a CDS encoding phosphatidylserine decarboxylase, with protein MRTHPAGKDIVNWTVIILGTIALMVIMFVPFQLFGVICAILGVLAIICFWVLSFFRYPKRTLPEASPESVFSSADGKVVVIEKIKTDRFPEGEAIQISVFMSIYSVHLNYVPITGTITSVEHRNGLHLMAIKPKASLENEQSETVILTEQGKQIIVRQIAGAAARRVITFLEPDQKVKAGDELGFIRFGSRVDHIIPVSSIIKVKTGEKVTGCKSILAELK; from the coding sequence ATGAGAACACACCCAGCGGGAAAAGACATAGTAAATTGGACTGTTATCATTCTAGGGACAATTGCCCTGATGGTGATCATGTTTGTACCCTTCCAGCTTTTCGGGGTTATTTGCGCAATTTTAGGGGTGCTTGCCATCATTTGTTTCTGGGTGTTATCGTTTTTTCGATACCCAAAACGAACCTTGCCGGAAGCTTCACCTGAGTCTGTTTTTTCGTCTGCCGACGGTAAAGTGGTGGTGATTGAAAAAATCAAAACCGACCGATTTCCTGAAGGCGAAGCCATACAGATTTCTGTGTTTATGAGCATCTATTCTGTACACTTAAACTATGTTCCAATAACCGGAACCATTACTTCAGTTGAACACCGCAATGGCTTGCACCTCATGGCAATAAAGCCGAAAGCTTCGTTGGAAAATGAGCAGAGTGAAACCGTTATTCTGACTGAACAAGGCAAACAAATTATTGTTCGTCAGATTGCCGGAGCTGCTGCCCGAAGGGTAATAACATTTCTTGAACCTGACCAAAAAGTCAAAGCCGGCGATGAGCTTGGTTTTATCCGTTTCGGCAGCCGCGTCGATCATATTATACCTGTCAGTTCAATCATAAAAGTGAAAACCGGCGAAAAAGTGACTGGCTGTAAAAGTATTCTTGCTGAACTGAAATAA
- a CDS encoding recombination protein RecR — protein sequence MFFEQLPSKYLENAVSELSKLPGVGRKTALRLALHLLRQDKSLSTALGNSLIELREKITYCSVCHNISDSETCPVCANPSRDRSVICVVEDIRDVMAVERTSQFNGVYHVLGGLISPIDGIRPQDIFLDSLQQRVEENPINEIILALSATVEGDTTAFYIFRQLKHLNISFSTISRGISIGDELEYIDEVTLGRSIQARVPYQQLLVSEKS from the coding sequence ATGTTTTTCGAGCAGTTGCCATCGAAGTATCTTGAAAATGCTGTATCAGAATTGTCCAAGCTTCCGGGTGTTGGGCGTAAGACTGCTCTGCGTCTGGCTTTGCATCTGCTTCGTCAGGACAAATCATTATCAACGGCATTGGGCAATAGTCTGATTGAATTGCGCGAAAAAATTACTTATTGCTCGGTTTGCCACAATATCAGCGACTCTGAAACATGTCCGGTCTGTGCCAATCCATCGCGCGACAGATCGGTTATCTGCGTGGTCGAAGACATCCGCGATGTGATGGCGGTAGAACGGACCTCGCAATTCAATGGCGTTTATCACGTGCTCGGCGGCCTCATCTCGCCCATCGACGGAATACGGCCCCAGGATATATTTCTTGATTCTCTGCAGCAACGGGTTGAAGAAAATCCGATCAACGAAATCATTCTGGCCTTATCGGCTACGGTTGAAGGCGATACCACTGCTTTCTATATTTTTCGACAACTGAAACATCTCAACATTTCTTTCAGCACCATTTCCAGAGGTATTTCCATCGGCGATGAACTCGAATATATTGACGAAGTAACACTCGGACGCTCCATTCAGGCTCGCGTTCCTTATCAGCAATTGCTGGTTTCCGAAAAAAGCTGA
- a CDS encoding 23S rRNA (guanosine(2251)-2'-O)-methyltransferase RlmB — protein sequence MMKDKDFIFGIHPVLEALEKETPIEHILIVTGSDRKPGIVEILEEARNKKLQIKRVPVEKIMRITRGNHQGVVAFIAPVHYYTVEDLVMDSFEKGLTPLFLILDNITDVRNFGAMARSCDAAGVTGIIIPETKSVSVTADAVRSSAGALLNVPVVKTKNMNGALKYLQQSGIRLFAASEKAVKLYSEADFNVPAGIILGSEEDGISVPILKIADEWIRIPMAGQVASLNVSVSAGIIIFEAVRQRGLGS from the coding sequence ATTATGAAAGACAAAGATTTTATTTTCGGCATTCACCCTGTTCTCGAAGCGCTTGAGAAGGAAACACCCATCGAACACATTCTGATTGTGACCGGCTCTGATCGCAAACCCGGAATCGTTGAGATTCTTGAAGAGGCCCGCAACAAAAAGCTTCAGATTAAAAGGGTGCCGGTTGAAAAAATTATGCGGATCACCCGCGGCAATCATCAGGGCGTTGTGGCATTTATTGCGCCGGTACATTATTACACGGTTGAAGATCTGGTGATGGATTCTTTTGAAAAAGGACTCACGCCTTTGTTTCTGATTCTGGATAATATTACCGATGTGCGCAATTTCGGCGCTATGGCCCGCAGCTGCGATGCAGCCGGAGTTACCGGGATTATTATTCCTGAAACCAAAAGTGTTTCGGTAACTGCAGATGCTGTGCGTTCTTCTGCCGGAGCATTGTTGAATGTTCCTGTTGTGAAAACAAAGAATATGAACGGTGCGCTGAAATATCTGCAGCAAAGCGGAATCCGTTTATTTGCAGCGAGCGAAAAAGCCGTAAAACTGTACAGCGAAGCGGATTTCAATGTACCTGCAGGTATAATTCTTGGCAGCGAAGAAGACGGGATTTCAGTGCCGATACTCAAAATTGCCGATGAATGGATTCGCATACCCATGGCGGGACAGGTGGCTTCGCTCAATGTTTCAGTCAGTGCGGGAATTATTATTTTCGAAGCTGTGCGTCAACGCGGACTCGGAAGTTGA
- a CDS encoding RNA polymerase subunit sigma-24: MKAQPMSDELLVQKYIQGDHKCFQLLVKRYKRKLYGYIYVAVKDSMVADDLFQETFLKVVTTLNSGAYREEGKFIQWLMRIAHNQIIDYFRKGNKFPQASTAGCEDDDIFTFISDEVPNVEDRMITDQIHSTLNQLVEQLPDDQKEVLKMRIYYDLSFKEISEETNVSINTALGRMRYALINLRRMIKDREEVLIS, from the coding sequence ATGAAAGCCCAACCTATGAGTGATGAACTTTTGGTACAGAAGTATATCCAAGGCGATCACAAATGTTTTCAGCTTCTCGTAAAACGGTACAAGCGTAAGTTGTACGGTTACATCTATGTCGCGGTAAAAGACTCGATGGTAGCAGACGATCTGTTTCAGGAGACATTTCTGAAAGTAGTAACAACGCTGAATTCGGGTGCTTACCGCGAAGAGGGCAAGTTTATCCAATGGCTTATGCGGATTGCACACAATCAGATTATTGATTATTTCCGCAAGGGCAACAAATTCCCGCAGGCGTCAACGGCCGGCTGCGAAGACGATGACATCTTCACTTTTATTTCGGACGAGGTTCCCAATGTCGAAGACCGCATGATAACCGATCAGATTCACTCGACATTGAATCAATTGGTGGAACAGTTGCCCGATGACCAGAAAGAAGTTCTTAAAATGCGTATTTATTACGACCTGAGTTTCAAGGAAATTTCCGAAGAAACCAATGTGAGCATCAACACAGCTCTTGGGCGCATGCGTTACGCCCTCATCAATCTTCGCCGAATGATTAAAGACCGCGAAGAAGTGTTAATTTCATAA
- a CDS encoding pantetheine-phosphate adenylyltransferase → MKKIAVFPGSFDPVTVGHECIIRRAALLFDELIVAVGVNADKKNYFPLEKRIEWLRTVLADLKNVRVDSYHGLTVDYCISQDAKYILRGLRTAADFEFERSVGQVNKMLNSDIENIFLLSRPEHTPVNSSIVRDIHRNGGNIQQFVPVVVAKQIMEWQ, encoded by the coding sequence ATGAAAAAAATCGCCGTATTTCCCGGATCGTTCGACCCTGTAACCGTGGGCCACGAGTGCATCATCAGGCGGGCAGCATTGCTTTTTGATGAACTGATCGTTGCCGTTGGGGTCAACGCCGATAAGAAAAACTATTTTCCTTTGGAAAAAAGAATTGAATGGTTGCGTACAGTCCTGGCTGATTTGAAAAATGTCCGTGTTGATTCGTATCACGGCCTCACGGTTGATTATTGTATCAGTCAGGATGCGAAATATATTTTACGCGGATTGCGCACTGCCGCTGATTTTGAATTCGAACGGAGTGTCGGTCAGGTAAACAAAATGCTGAATTCAGATATTGAAAATATTTTCCTGCTTTCGCGTCCAGAACACACCCCTGTCAATTCATCCATCGTTCGCGATATTCATCGCAATGGCGGCAATATTCAGCAATTTGTTCCGGTGGTTGTGGCTAAACAAATTATGGAATGGCAATAA